A window of the Scyliorhinus torazame isolate Kashiwa2021f chromosome 12, sScyTor2.1, whole genome shotgun sequence genome harbors these coding sequences:
- the LOC140387374 gene encoding ankyrin repeat domain-containing protein 34C-like, with the protein MDDAIELRTDGNSLLKAVWLGRLRLTRLLLEGGAYINESNERGETPLMVACMTRHVDQQSVSKAKMVKYLLENQADPNIQDKSGKTALMHACIERAGEEAVSQLLTNGADPSLEDHSGASALVYAINTDDKEVLKSLLNACKAKGKEVIIITTDKSPSGTKTTKQYLNVPPSPELEERHTPSICMSPSDIELKTSLTPSPINEQENEKSFNFQVMSHQTGSYTGKTHNDPGSPARKVNPKRIGTRLPQLKRLQSEPWGLIAPSVLAASAYQEECKRLSPDDEVIQGINGLALPKRTNLSRTNSIESKDPSTFPFVGDSTSRTPSTSAPVSRKQSYEKSQTQHQPLARRSTLPSEQDTVSSFASTGPVSLRDTVHRRRLGNDHYDSDSQLYSDSISNPFDSGKITFERKKHNTSPLTLLTSSRESLDSISSTSPSSVRRRPPGLLERRGSGTLLLDHISHTRPGHLPPLNVNPNPPIPDIGCNSKPSSPLTMCLKSMVPMAPSSPKRSDMKGKRKLVRRHSMQVEQMKQLSDFEELNT; encoded by the coding sequence ATGGATGATGCGATTGAACTACGGACTGATGGGAATTCTCTACTAAAGGCAGTCTGGTTGGGAAGGTTGAGACTAACCAGACTTTTGTTAGAAGGTGGAGCGTACATAAACGAAAGCAATGAAAGAGGAGAGACCCCCCTTATGGTGGCATGCATGACCAGGCACGTGGACCAACAGAGTGTGAGCAAAGCCAAGATGGTGAAGTACCTGCTGGAAAATCAGGCTGACCCAAACATTCAGGACAAGTCTGGTAAAACAGCGTTAATGCATGCCTGCATTGAGAGGGCTGGAGAGGAAGCAGTGTCCCAGTTACTCACCAATGGGGCAGATCCGAGCTTGGAGGATCATTCCGGTGCTTCAGCCTTGGTTTATGCTATCAACACAGATGACAAAGAGGTCCTAAAAAGTCTACTAAATGCCTGCAAAGCCAAGGGGAAGGAGGTCATAATAATAACGACTGATAAATCTCCTTCTGGGACAAAGACAACAAAACAGTATCTAAACGTGCCGCCTTCCCCAGAACTCGAGGAAAGGCATACTCCATCGATTTGTATGTCCCCGTCTGACATTGAACTCAAGACATCTCTGACTCCATCTCCCATAAATGAACAGGAAAATGAAAAATCTTTTAATTTCCAAGTAATGTCACATCAGACCGGAAGTTACACCGGCAAAACCCACAATGATCCTGGCTCTCCTGCCAGGAAAGTCAACCCTAAACGAATTGGAACTCGTTTGCCCCAACTGAAGAGACTCCAATCGGAGCCCTGGGGTCTGATTGCACCGTCTGTCTTagctgcttcagcctatcaggaagAGTGCAAAAGGCTCAGCCCAGATGATGAGGTCATCCAGGGGATCAATGGGTtagcactgcccaaacgcaccaatTTGTCCAGAACAAACAGCATCGAAAGTAAAGATCCATCTACCTTCCCATTTGTAGGGGATTCAACTTCCAGGACTCCCTCCACATCTGCACCAGTCTCCCGAAAGCAATCCTATGAGAAAAGCCAAACTCAACATCAGCCTTTAGCTCGAAGGAGCACTTTGCCTTCTGAGCAAGATACTGTGAGTAGCTTTGCCTCCACTGGCCCAGTGAGCTTGCGAGACACTGTCCACCGCAGAAGATTAGGCAATGATCATTATGATTCAGACTCCCAGCTTTATTCAGACTCGATCTCCAATCCATTTGATTCTGGAAAGATCACTTTTGAGAGAAAGAAACACAACACATCTCCCCTGACACTATTAACCAGCTCCCGTGAGTCACTGGACAGTATCTCCAGCACATCCCCCAGTTCTGTGCGACGTAGGCCTCCTGGCTTACTTGAAAGAAGAGGTTCTGGGACCCTCCTCCTCGATCACATCTCTCACACGAGACCGGGACATCTACCCCCATTGAATGTCAATCCCAATCCACCCATCCCTGACATAGGGTGCAACAGCAAACCTTCATCTCCTCTGACCATGTGTTTGAAATCTATGGTTCCCATGGCACCCTCTTCACCAAAGCGAAGCGACATGAAAGGTAAAAGGAAGCTGGTGAGAAGGCACTCTATGCAAGTGGAGCAAATGAAGCAGCTTTCTGACTTTGAAGAGCTGAACACTTAA